From the Flavobacterium galactosidilyticum genome, one window contains:
- a CDS encoding outer membrane beta-barrel protein, whose translation MQKSYSILFFLLFSLFATSQEKYTIKGKVIGANDKFPLESATVYFTTVKDSTMLEYTLTDKNGDFVFNVKKQDKPTFLKVTYMGFETHKEEVKEITANREFKTIPLVESANMLSGVTIIAEEPPIRVKNDTIEFKASLFKVRPDSNVETLLKQLPGFEVDSDGKITVNGKEVNQVLVNGKPFFDRDGTMALKNLPAELINKVQVSDYKTKKEEYSKSESTSDNSSINLTIDKEKNRGYFGKFLGGYGTDDRYESSFIVNLFNNNRKISLLGSSNNINAPGFSMDEVFDNMGGGRNSRGGTNRAVGKGITQSNLIGLNYSDEWAKGLQASGNYNFSNTDTENLSKSKTINFLPTGNFTTESQSKTKNENTSNKAGFELEYKAIPSIRIFASPRFSNSRSNNFSESENSSREENGTLKNDSKSKSSSENESNNFSNSINFNKSFEKKTRNLSVVLNNNNTKSNSNGITQSETNYYTTQTSDKRNQNNLSDNSNDSYSAEIEYTEPVTDSIRFKIGLEYNYSNSVNDAKTYNFNTTDQAYSDLNIFQSNYTTSTQNSITPKAGIRFEKNKFSVDINSSSSIVQYDNFSNYLNQATDLNKKYILPNLSGQVRYKIDRSKTLTTRYNYSVSLPSSNQLLPIVNLSNPLNTITGNPDLKPNEKHSANINYRNFDFRTRSGYNMYANADFYASEIITSTIYDVDRKRTTTYENISGTYAISGGGSWNKSIKQESNLLRYGISLNGSFSTSKGFTDGILFDAVSTGISPRIYMNYDYGEFFTLAPSYNFSYNETQYENYLTNSSSNYVHRFNIQTTSYWPKNWTWGNDFGYTYNSRLSSEFKKDFYLWNTSLSYSFFNKDFVAKIKVYDVLNQNQSTTRTISDTSIRDEENTILKRYAMFSLTYKIQNFAGMKNPPGGRNNRGGGMRATPIDM comes from the coding sequence ATGCAAAAGTCTTACTCTATTCTATTCTTTTTACTTTTTTCCCTATTCGCAACTTCACAAGAAAAATACACCATAAAAGGTAAAGTAATTGGGGCTAATGACAAATTCCCTTTAGAATCAGCTACTGTTTATTTTACAACTGTAAAAGATTCCACAATGTTAGAATACACTTTAACTGACAAAAACGGAGATTTTGTTTTTAATGTTAAAAAACAAGATAAACCCACTTTTTTGAAAGTAACCTATATGGGATTTGAAACACATAAGGAAGAAGTAAAAGAGATTACTGCTAATAGAGAATTTAAGACTATTCCTCTTGTAGAGTCAGCAAATATGCTTTCTGGCGTTACTATAATTGCAGAAGAACCGCCTATCAGAGTAAAAAATGACACTATAGAATTCAAAGCATCTTTGTTTAAAGTTCGTCCGGATTCAAATGTAGAAACTTTATTAAAACAGCTACCTGGTTTTGAAGTAGACAGTGATGGAAAAATCACCGTAAACGGAAAAGAAGTGAACCAAGTTTTAGTTAACGGAAAACCATTCTTTGACCGTGATGGTACAATGGCTTTAAAAAACCTACCTGCTGAACTGATTAATAAGGTACAGGTTTCAGATTATAAAACAAAAAAAGAAGAATACTCTAAATCAGAATCAACTTCAGATAATTCTAGTATTAACTTAACTATTGATAAAGAGAAAAACAGAGGTTATTTTGGTAAATTCTTAGGCGGATATGGAACTGATGATCGTTATGAATCTAGTTTTATTGTAAATCTATTTAACAACAACAGAAAAATAAGCCTTTTAGGTTCTTCTAATAACATCAACGCTCCTGGTTTTTCTATGGATGAAGTATTTGATAATATGGGAGGAGGCCGAAATAGTAGAGGAGGTACCAATAGAGCTGTAGGTAAAGGAATAACACAATCAAATTTAATAGGGTTAAATTATTCTGATGAATGGGCTAAAGGATTGCAAGCCTCTGGAAATTACAATTTTTCGAATACTGATACAGAGAATTTATCTAAATCAAAAACAATTAATTTCTTACCAACTGGGAATTTCACCACGGAATCGCAGTCCAAAACTAAAAATGAGAATACGAGCAACAAAGCTGGTTTCGAATTAGAATATAAAGCCATTCCAAGTATCCGAATTTTTGCTTCTCCAAGATTCTCTAATTCAAGATCAAATAATTTTTCTGAATCAGAAAATAGTTCTCGCGAAGAAAATGGAACACTGAAAAATGATTCAAAATCAAAATCGAGTTCAGAAAACGAATCAAACAACTTTAGTAATTCTATCAATTTTAATAAGTCATTTGAAAAAAAGACAAGAAACTTAAGCGTTGTGTTGAATAATAATAACACCAAATCAAATTCAAACGGAATAACACAATCAGAAACTAATTATTATACTACGCAAACCAGCGATAAGAGAAATCAAAACAACCTTTCTGACAATTCAAACGACTCTTACTCAGCTGAAATTGAATATACAGAGCCTGTTACTGATTCTATCCGATTCAAAATAGGACTAGAATACAATTACAGCAATTCTGTTAATGATGCAAAAACTTATAATTTTAACACTACAGATCAAGCATACTCAGACCTGAATATCTTTCAATCTAATTATACAACCTCGACACAAAACAGTATTACTCCAAAAGCAGGAATTCGTTTTGAGAAAAATAAATTCTCAGTTGACATTAATTCCTCCTCCTCGATTGTACAATATGATAATTTCTCAAATTATCTAAATCAAGCTACCGACTTAAATAAAAAGTACATTTTACCTAACTTAAGCGGACAAGTACGATACAAGATAGATCGTTCTAAAACACTTACAACGAGATACAATTATTCTGTTTCGTTACCATCATCTAATCAGTTGCTTCCCATTGTCAACTTGTCAAACCCTTTGAATACCATAACTGGAAACCCTGATTTAAAACCAAACGAAAAGCACAGTGCTAACATTAATTACAGAAACTTTGATTTCCGTACCCGTTCAGGGTATAATATGTACGCGAATGCTGATTTTTACGCTAGCGAAATCATAACATCTACTATCTATGATGTTGATAGAAAAAGAACAACAACTTACGAAAACATCTCAGGAACCTATGCTATTTCTGGAGGAGGAAGTTGGAATAAATCGATCAAGCAAGAATCTAACTTATTACGTTACGGAATTTCATTAAATGGTAGTTTTTCTACTTCAAAAGGTTTTACTGATGGGATTTTATTTGATGCAGTATCAACAGGAATAAGCCCTCGAATTTATATGAACTATGATTACGGCGAATTTTTCACTCTAGCACCTTCTTATAATTTCTCTTATAATGAAACACAATATGAAAACTACCTAACTAACTCGAGTTCAAATTACGTTCACAGATTCAACATTCAAACTACGAGCTATTGGCCAAAAAATTGGACGTGGGGAAATGATTTTGGATACACTTATAACTCAAGATTATCATCAGAATTCAAAAAAGATTTCTACTTGTGGAACACTAGTTTGTCATACAGTTTTTTCAACAAAGATTTTGTTGCAAAGATCAAAGTATATGATGTTTTAAATCAGAACCAAAGTACCACCCGAACTATTTCAGACACTTCGATTCGTGACGAAGAAAATACTATTTTGAAACGTTATGCTATGTTTTCATTGACCTACAAAATTCAAAATTTCGCGGGAATGAAAAATCCTCCTGGTGGCCGAAATAATAGAGGAGGCGGAATGAGAGCTACACCTATAGACATGTAA
- the ahcY gene encoding adenosylhomocysteinase: MSTTTMPFVAFKVKDISLAAWGRKEIELAEAEMPGLMALRAEYKDEQPLAGSRIAGCLHMTIQTAVLIETLIDLGAEVTWSSCNIFSTQDQAAAAIAAAGIQVYAWKGLNEEDFDWCIEQTLFFGEDRKPLNMILDDGGDLTNMVIDRYPELVAGIKGLSEETTTGVHRLYERVKAGTLPMPAINVNDSVTKSKFDNKYGCKESAVDAVRRATDIMLAGKRVVVCGYGDVGKGTAASFRGAGSIVTVTEIDPICALQAAMDGFEVKKLNTVVGNADIIITTTGNKDIVLGSHFEQMKDKTIVCNIGHFDNEIDMAWLNKNHGASKIEIKPQVDKYTIAGKDILILAEGRLVNLGCATGHPSFVMSNSFTNQTLAQIELWKNSAAYNNDVYMLPKHLDEKVAFLHLAKLGVELETLRDDQAAYIGVEVAGPFKPEYYRY; encoded by the coding sequence ATGAGTACTACAACTATGCCTTTTGTGGCTTTCAAAGTAAAAGACATTTCTCTAGCGGCTTGGGGAAGAAAAGAAATTGAACTAGCTGAGGCTGAAATGCCAGGTTTAATGGCGCTTCGTGCTGAATATAAAGACGAACAACCGCTTGCAGGTTCTCGCATTGCAGGATGTTTGCACATGACTATACAAACTGCAGTTTTGATCGAAACTTTAATCGATTTAGGAGCTGAAGTTACTTGGTCATCTTGTAACATTTTCTCTACTCAAGATCAAGCTGCTGCTGCAATTGCTGCTGCTGGAATTCAAGTTTACGCTTGGAAAGGCTTGAACGAAGAGGATTTTGACTGGTGTATCGAGCAAACCTTATTCTTTGGTGAAGATAGAAAACCATTGAACATGATTCTTGATGACGGTGGAGATTTGACCAATATGGTGATTGACCGTTACCCAGAATTAGTTGCTGGAATCAAAGGATTGAGTGAAGAAACTACAACTGGTGTGCATAGATTGTATGAAAGAGTAAAAGCTGGAACTTTACCAATGCCTGCTATCAACGTAAATGACTCGGTTACTAAATCGAAATTTGACAACAAATACGGTTGTAAAGAATCAGCAGTTGATGCTGTTCGTCGTGCAACAGATATTATGCTTGCTGGTAAAAGAGTTGTGGTTTGTGGATACGGTGACGTAGGAAAAGGAACTGCTGCTTCGTTTAGAGGTGCTGGATCTATTGTAACAGTTACTGAAATTGACCCAATTTGCGCTTTACAAGCTGCAATGGACGGTTTTGAAGTTAAAAAATTAAATACAGTTGTTGGAAATGCTGATATTATCATCACCACTACTGGAAATAAAGATATCGTTCTAGGTTCACACTTCGAACAAATGAAAGACAAAACTATCGTTTGTAACATCGGACATTTTGATAACGAAATTGATATGGCTTGGTTGAACAAAAACCACGGTGCGTCTAAAATTGAAATCAAACCACAAGTTGACAAATATACTATCGCTGGTAAAGATATTCTAATCCTTGCTGAAGGTCGTTTAGTAAACCTTGGTTGTGCTACAGGTCACCCAAGTTTTGTAATGAGTAACTCCTTTACAAACCAAACATTAGCTCAAATCGAATTGTGGAAAAATAGCGCGGCATACAACAATGACGTGTACATGTTACCAAAACATTTAGATGAAAAAGTAGCTTTCCTACACCTTGCTAAATTAGGCGTTGAATTAGAAACGTTACGTGACGATCAAGCTGCTTATATTGGTGTTGAAGTTGCTGGACCATTCAAACCAGAATATTACAGATATTAA
- a CDS encoding 4'-phosphopantetheinyl transferase family protein gives MPLFKTIHYNATTQILVWKITETFEELFDTVVLNENNSIRLAGMKSQLHQRAFLSVRKLFYLAGYTDFDLYYDEFGKPHLKDGKYISITHSHEFSAIILSNETVGIDMELQRDKIIKIADKFCDSEFQYLTDNEEYIRKLTVIWGAKEAIFKIRNEKGISFKNHIKVNSFELEANETVAELHFDDLTKDFKIYFEEIEGFTLVYAFQEIKD, from the coding sequence ATGCCATTATTCAAGACTATACACTACAACGCTACGACACAAATTCTAGTTTGGAAGATTACAGAAACTTTCGAAGAATTATTTGATACCGTAGTTTTAAACGAAAACAATAGTATCCGACTTGCCGGAATGAAATCACAATTACACCAACGCGCTTTTCTAAGCGTGCGCAAATTGTTTTATTTGGCTGGCTACACTGACTTCGATTTGTATTATGATGAATTTGGAAAACCGCATCTCAAAGATGGTAAATACATTTCCATTACCCATTCTCATGAGTTTTCAGCAATTATTCTCAGCAACGAAACTGTTGGAATCGATATGGAGTTGCAAAGAGATAAAATCATTAAAATTGCAGATAAATTCTGTGATTCCGAATTTCAATATTTAACTGATAACGAAGAGTATATTCGGAAACTTACAGTGATTTGGGGCGCTAAAGAAGCTATTTTTAAAATCCGAAATGAAAAAGGAATAAGTTTCAAAAATCATATCAAAGTCAATTCCTTTGAATTAGAAGCGAATGAAACTGTAGCCGAATTGCATTTTGATGATTTAACCAAGGATTTCAAAATCTATTTTGAAGAAATAGAGGGTTTTACTCTTGTTTACGCTTTTCAAGAAATTAAGGATTGA
- a CDS encoding group III truncated hemoglobin, with the protein MIKEIENRADLRLLVERFYTKIRADAEIGFFFNETITDWEEHLDKLTDFWEMNIFGARKFTGNPIVAHNAVDKKFDQKITSNIFGIWLNLWFATIDEMFIGENAEILKRRAQKMSTFLFMNIFESRRKE; encoded by the coding sequence ATGATAAAAGAAATTGAAAACCGCGCTGACCTCAGACTTCTTGTGGAACGTTTTTATACTAAGATCAGAGCTGATGCAGAAATTGGTTTTTTCTTTAATGAAACGATTACAGACTGGGAAGAACACTTAGATAAATTGACTGATTTTTGGGAAATGAATATATTTGGTGCCCGAAAATTTACTGGAAACCCAATTGTAGCGCATAATGCAGTAGATAAAAAATTTGACCAGAAGATTACTTCTAACATTTTTGGAATTTGGCTGAATTTATGGTTTGCAACAATTGACGAAATGTTCATAGGCGAAAATGCTGAAATTCTAAAACGCAGAGCTCAAAAGATGAGTACTTTCCTATTTATGAATATTTTTGAAAGCAGACGAAAAGAGTAA
- a CDS encoding Crp/Fnr family transcriptional regulator: MIQIDILEKYDAIRRLYKKSEIIFEKDKLATHYYQIISGSVKMNNFNDEGREFIQGFFTVKQCFGEPPLFLDRTYPANAEAVEDCELICVSKANFLKLMAENPEVSIIMIENLAQRLHYKSVMAAEISTQDSEHRLLQLFDYSITYFNFKKELDGYHIDLTRQQMGDLTGLRVETVIRTIKTLEKKGELKIINRKVYR, from the coding sequence ATGATTCAAATAGATATACTCGAAAAATATGATGCCATAAGAAGGTTGTATAAAAAATCAGAAATCATTTTCGAGAAGGATAAGTTAGCCACACATTATTATCAAATCATTTCTGGATCAGTAAAAATGAATAATTTCAATGATGAAGGTCGGGAATTTATTCAAGGCTTTTTCACAGTTAAGCAGTGTTTTGGTGAACCTCCTTTGTTTTTAGACAGAACCTATCCCGCAAATGCTGAAGCAGTAGAGGATTGTGAATTAATATGTGTTTCTAAAGCTAATTTCCTGAAACTAATGGCTGAAAACCCCGAAGTTTCCATCATTATGATTGAAAATCTAGCACAACGACTGCATTATAAATCGGTTATGGCTGCAGAGATTTCCACTCAAGATTCGGAGCACCGTCTTTTACAATTATTTGACTATTCGATTACTTATTTTAATTTTAAAAAAGAACTAGATGGCTATCACATCGACTTGACCCGACAACAAATGGGTGATTTAACTGGTCTTCGCGTAGAAACTGTTATCAGAACCATAAAAACATTAGAGAAAAAAGGCGAACTAAAAATCATTAATAGAAAAGTGTACCGTTGA
- a CDS encoding geranylgeranylglyceryl/heptaprenylglyceryl phosphate synthase yields MLTFKKTYTFTLIMKSKVQHIYSQILEAKAKNHKLLAVLLDPDKIIWSKIDYLIDRINRSPATHVFIGGSHVESNSTDELILKIKQNCLLPIVLFPGNPSQISKEADGILFLSLLSGRNADYLIEHQVKAAPVLKQSQLEIISTGYILIESGSETAVERISKTKPIHRENINLVLATSQAGEMLGNKLIYLEAGSGAKQAVPLNVIELVSRNIEIPLIVGGGIVSLQGIENAYKAGADLVVIGTAFENNLEFFNFDKI; encoded by the coding sequence ATGCTCACTTTCAAAAAAACGTATACTTTTACGCTGATTATGAAAAGTAAAGTGCAGCACATATACAGCCAAATACTAGAAGCTAAGGCGAAAAACCATAAGTTATTAGCGGTCTTACTAGATCCAGACAAAATTATTTGGTCTAAAATTGATTATTTAATTGATAGAATAAATCGGTCGCCTGCTACTCATGTTTTCATTGGCGGAAGCCACGTAGAAAGTAATAGTACAGATGAATTGATTTTAAAAATAAAACAAAATTGCCTGTTGCCAATCGTACTTTTTCCGGGAAATCCATCACAAATTTCGAAAGAAGCTGATGGAATTTTATTTCTTTCGCTCCTTTCTGGTAGAAACGCGGATTATTTAATAGAACATCAGGTGAAAGCTGCTCCAGTTTTAAAACAATCGCAACTTGAAATTATTTCTACCGGTTATATTCTAATAGAAAGCGGAAGTGAAACTGCGGTTGAGCGCATCAGTAAAACAAAACCAATTCATAGAGAAAATATAAATTTAGTATTAGCAACTTCTCAAGCTGGCGAAATGCTAGGCAATAAATTAATTTATTTGGAAGCGGGAAGTGGCGCTAAACAAGCCGTTCCCTTGAATGTGATTGAGTTAGTTTCTAGAAATATAGAAATTCCCTTAATTGTAGGTGGCGGAATTGTAAGTTTGCAAGGAATCGAAAATGCTTACAAAGCCGGGGCTGATTTAGTAGTGATTGGAACTGCTTTCGAAAATAATTTGGAATTTTTTAATTTTGATAAAATATAA
- the pnuC gene encoding nicotinamide riboside transporter PnuC, with protein MFDYFFAQYHDYPVHEVWLELVGVFFGLCSVWYAKKDNILVFPTGLISTSIYAYLLWQWSLLGDSMINVYYFIMSIYGWYHWTRKKDDVDEFPISLMTKKEKAMAAILFIITVVFVVLVYLYFNKFTSWYSYLDTILTGLFFVGMWLMAKRKIENWIFWIVGDLLSIPLYLAKGYTFTSLQYIVFTIIAVYGYLEWKKILNNNSQQL; from the coding sequence ATGTTTGATTACTTTTTTGCTCAATATCATGATTATCCAGTGCATGAGGTTTGGTTAGAACTTGTTGGTGTGTTTTTTGGACTATGTAGTGTTTGGTATGCCAAAAAAGACAATATTTTGGTTTTTCCCACGGGATTAATTAGCACCTCCATTTACGCCTATTTGCTTTGGCAGTGGAGCCTTCTAGGTGATTCAATGATTAATGTTTATTATTTTATAATGAGTATTTACGGTTGGTATCATTGGACACGTAAAAAGGATGATGTAGATGAGTTCCCCATTTCGTTGATGACTAAAAAAGAGAAAGCAATGGCAGCTATTCTCTTTATAATCACAGTTGTTTTTGTTGTTCTTGTTTATCTTTATTTTAATAAATTTACCAGTTGGTATTCCTATCTAGACACAATATTAACTGGATTGTTTTTTGTAGGAATGTGGTTGATGGCAAAACGCAAGATTGAAAACTGGATATTTTGGATTGTTGGAGACCTACTTTCCATCCCACTATATTTGGCAAAGGGATATACTTTTACTAGTTTGCAATATATAGTTTTTACAATTATTGCCGTATATGGCTATTTAGAATGGAAAAAAATCTTAAACAACAACAGTCAGCAATTGTGA
- a CDS encoding DUF4301 family protein, producing MEKNLKQQQSAIVKIALFGPESTGKTTLAKQLAAHYDTAWTPEFARDYLQQKWDKEQKICDLSDMLPIAYGQVQLENENLAVANKYLFCDTNLLVTKLFSEVYYNYCDPLLQNAAQEHEYDLFFLTDIDVPWEKDDLRDKPEGRESIFAVFKQSLIDNNKPFITLSGDKELRLKKAITIIEDLAKAKTLGFTSRDFVQMYNHGISVAAIQKQLEFCKNGIPKTSLVEPAVIKNGILKLSKIDLEIKAAFFDSKKDALKLLKFVPASGAATRMFKFLIAFLEEFDIENDTINGYINRKKDTELSMFIIAMDKFPFFDAVNEKLQAEYPEYDTLTDDYKNYYFIKLLLSTVHFDFGNKPKGILPFHQCENKIATPIEEHLYECGIYASSGGNSNLHFTVSEAHQQQFETIISSIKKKVEMESNTTIEVSYSYQNKSTDSLTVDSNNKIFRDKNGHLVFRPGGHGALIKNLNRLDADVIFIKNIDNVMLKSKRKSALCKKALAGILVELQQQIFTYLRLFDAKAINNDEVGEVTTFIKNKLSVEIPSDFDRWIIENKVDFFKAVMNKPIRVCGMVKNEGEPGGGPFWVRNSQGLVSLQIVESSQVDLFNEDQKNILNAATHFNPVDLVCGTKNYKNELFDLDQFVDNTSGFIVEKTVAGKNIKAYELPGLWNGAMANWLTIFVEVPLITFNPVKTVNDLLKAAHQNSKLK from the coding sequence ATGGAAAAAAATCTTAAACAACAACAGTCAGCAATTGTGAAAATTGCTTTGTTTGGTCCTGAAAGCACCGGCAAAACGACTTTAGCAAAACAACTCGCTGCACATTATGATACGGCTTGGACTCCTGAGTTTGCTAGAGATTATCTTCAGCAAAAATGGGATAAAGAGCAAAAAATATGCGACCTAAGTGATATGCTGCCCATTGCGTACGGTCAGGTGCAATTGGAAAATGAAAATTTGGCTGTAGCCAATAAATATCTTTTTTGTGACACTAATTTACTAGTAACAAAGTTGTTTTCGGAAGTGTATTATAATTATTGTGATCCATTGCTACAGAATGCAGCGCAAGAACATGAATATGATTTATTTTTCCTTACTGATATTGATGTGCCATGGGAAAAAGATGATTTGCGAGATAAACCAGAAGGAAGGGAATCTATTTTTGCGGTGTTTAAACAATCTTTAATCGATAATAACAAGCCATTTATAACACTTTCTGGAGATAAAGAGTTGCGTCTTAAAAAAGCAATTACGATAATTGAAGATTTAGCTAAAGCCAAAACGCTCGGTTTTACGTCGAGGGATTTTGTGCAAATGTACAATCACGGGATTTCGGTGGCGGCAATTCAAAAACAGTTAGAATTTTGCAAAAATGGAATTCCTAAAACCTCTTTGGTAGAACCCGCTGTGATAAAGAATGGAATTCTAAAGCTTTCCAAAATAGATTTAGAAATTAAAGCTGCCTTTTTCGATAGTAAGAAGGACGCATTAAAACTGTTAAAATTCGTTCCTGCTTCAGGCGCAGCGACGCGAATGTTTAAGTTTTTGATTGCTTTTTTAGAAGAATTTGACATTGAAAATGATACTATAAACGGATACATCAATAGGAAAAAAGACACTGAATTGTCGATGTTTATTATCGCGATGGATAAATTTCCTTTTTTTGATGCAGTTAATGAAAAGTTGCAAGCAGAATATCCTGAATATGATACTTTAACTGATGATTATAAAAATTATTACTTTATAAAATTACTACTTTCAACAGTTCATTTTGATTTTGGTAATAAACCAAAAGGTATTTTGCCATTTCATCAGTGTGAAAATAAAATCGCTACTCCAATAGAAGAGCATTTGTATGAATGCGGTATTTATGCTAGTTCAGGAGGAAATTCTAATTTGCATTTTACGGTTTCTGAAGCTCATCAACAGCAATTTGAAACTATAATAAGCTCGATAAAGAAGAAAGTCGAAATGGAGTCTAATACGACTATTGAAGTTTCGTATTCCTATCAAAACAAAAGTACTGATTCATTGACTGTTGATTCAAACAATAAAATATTTCGAGATAAAAATGGTCACTTGGTTTTCAGACCCGGCGGACATGGAGCGCTCATTAAAAATTTGAATAGGTTAGACGCGGATGTTATTTTTATTAAAAACATTGACAATGTAATGCTTAAAAGCAAAAGAAAAAGTGCATTGTGTAAAAAAGCTTTAGCAGGAATTCTTGTCGAATTGCAACAGCAAATATTTACGTATTTGAGATTGTTTGATGCTAAAGCTATAAACAATGATGAAGTAGGTGAGGTTACTACTTTTATAAAAAATAAATTGAGCGTAGAAATCCCTTCGGACTTTGATAGGTGGATAATAGAAAATAAAGTAGACTTTTTCAAAGCCGTTATGAACAAGCCTATACGCGTTTGTGGAATGGTGAAAAATGAGGGAGAACCTGGTGGAGGACCATTTTGGGTCAGAAACAGTCAGGGATTGGTTTCTTTGCAAATTGTTGAAAGTTCGCAAGTTGACTTATTTAATGAAGATCAAAAAAACATTCTTAATGCAGCAACACATTTTAATCCTGTTGACCTAGTTTGTGGCACTAAAAACTATAAAAACGAACTATTTGACTTGGATCAATTTGTAGATAATACGAGCGGATTTATTGTTGAAAAAACAGTAGCTGGCAAAAATATAAAAGCCTACGAGTTACCGGGATTGTGGAATGGAGCAATGGCTAATTGGTTGACTATTTTTGTCGAAGTGCCGTTGATTACTTTTAACCCCGTAAAAACAGTTAATGACTTGTTGAAAGCGGCGCATCAAAATTCGAAGTTAAAATAA
- the arfB gene encoding alternative ribosome rescue aminoacyl-tRNA hydrolase ArfB: protein MEIEKIISELNYKAVRSSGAGGQNVNKVSSKVVLSFDLRNSKFLSDDEKLLLETNLSSRLTTDLVLILNCDEDRSQFKNKEIVTKRFLELMRKALIVPRIRKETKIPKSAIRKRIKNKKTISEIKKTRKKPDF, encoded by the coding sequence ATGGAAATTGAAAAAATTATATCTGAATTAAATTACAAAGCCGTCCGAAGTAGTGGAGCAGGTGGACAAAATGTGAATAAAGTTTCGTCAAAAGTAGTTTTGAGTTTTGATTTGAGAAATTCTAAATTTCTTTCTGATGATGAAAAGCTGTTATTAGAAACAAATTTGTCTTCACGACTAACAACTGATTTGGTTTTAATTCTAAATTGTGATGAAGACCGAAGTCAATTTAAAAATAAAGAGATTGTTACAAAGCGTTTTTTAGAACTGATGAGAAAAGCTTTAATTGTGCCCAGAATCAGGAAGGAAACTAAGATTCCAAAATCTGCAATCAGAAAGCGGATTAAAAATAAAAAGACTATTTCCGAAATAAAGAAAACCAGAAAAAAGCCAGATTTTTAA